Proteins encoded by one window of Paenibacillus sp. DCT19:
- a CDS encoding small acid-soluble spore protein P → MSKPKAVPVPEAQPKQHRQPSKGSSMQEPLSGSKKVKNQNHVDHLNPEG, encoded by the coding sequence ATGAGCAAACCTAAAGCTGTCCCTGTACCGGAGGCACAACCTAAGCAGCATAGGCAACCTTCTAAGGGGTCTTCCATGCAAGAGCCATTATCGGGTTCCAAAAAAGTAAAAAACCAAAATCATGTCGATCACCTGAACCCAGAGGGTTAA
- a CDS encoding helix-turn-helix domain-containing protein: MIKLDDEQLALEFVEHPVHVYGVYRTILEADKLYGGHREKKTEKRALLLVLRGQAEFRFTNTEGELFLIHLYPGKVIMGGENMHLEIQVSDEDFEYVLIHYLPTLVVEGGTTSITSSAVHELQMNLNDPEVRIQGELMLAILNVASKPGYMDQLEKQTLFYQLLISVFRGARNARNQENGKWMYAAQEFIHAQYSEPLTLGELATQFDMKPKYFSHLFQKYTGMGPMRYLMHYRLNRAQELLEMGSYTVREVAVKVGYADPYYFSRVFKLHKGIAPSEVRKIMGHGNNPS, encoded by the coding sequence ATGATAAAACTGGATGATGAGCAGCTAGCACTCGAATTTGTTGAGCATCCGGTTCATGTCTATGGGGTTTATCGCACAATATTGGAAGCAGACAAGCTCTATGGAGGACATCGAGAGAAAAAAACAGAGAAGCGAGCATTACTACTTGTGCTTCGTGGGCAAGCTGAATTTCGTTTCACAAATACAGAGGGAGAACTGTTTCTAATCCACTTGTATCCCGGCAAGGTAATTATGGGTGGCGAAAATATGCATTTAGAGATCCAGGTCAGTGACGAGGACTTTGAATATGTATTAATTCATTATTTACCTACGCTAGTTGTGGAAGGTGGGACTACATCTATTACATCCTCTGCTGTGCATGAGCTTCAGATGAACTTGAATGACCCAGAAGTAAGGATCCAAGGAGAACTTATGCTTGCAATCTTGAACGTTGCATCCAAACCTGGATATATGGATCAGTTAGAAAAACAGACGTTATTTTATCAATTGCTCATCTCCGTATTTCGAGGGGCAAGGAATGCACGGAATCAGGAGAATGGCAAATGGATGTATGCTGCTCAGGAGTTTATTCATGCTCAATATTCCGAGCCGCTTACACTTGGCGAACTGGCAACCCAATTTGATATGAAGCCTAAATACTTCTCGCATTTATTTCAGAAATACACTGGAATGGGACCGATGCGTTACTTGATGCATTATCGTTTGAACCGTGCACAAGAATTACTTGAAATGGGGAGTTACACCGTACGGGAAGTGGCTGTTAAAGTAGGGTATGCCGATCCATACTAT